One Tenrec ecaudatus isolate mTenEca1 chromosome 12, mTenEca1.hap1, whole genome shotgun sequence DNA segment encodes these proteins:
- the LOC142422500 gene encoding olfactory receptor 8B3, with protein sequence MKMLTKNDSLVTEFILAGLTDRPELQKPLFCLFLMMYIVTMVGNLGLIILIGLNPHLHTPMYYFLFNLSFIDLCYSSVFTPKMLMNFVSEKNIISYVGCMTQLFFFLFFVISECYMLTSMACDRYVAICSPLLYKVTMSHQVCSALSLAAYAMGFAGATAHTGCMLRLTFCNFNIINHYLCDILPLLQLSCTSTYVNDVVVLIVVGINITVPSFTILISYIFILTNILRIKSTQGRSKAFSTCSSHIIAISLFFGSAAFMYLKYTSPDSMDEGKVSSVFYTNVGPMLNPLIYSLKNKDVKVALRKVLTQIQKRNTF encoded by the coding sequence ATGAAAATGCTGACAAAGAATGACTCCTTAGTGACTGAATTTATTCTTGCTGGATTAACAGATCGTCCAGAGCTCCAGAAACCTCTCTTTTGCTTGTTTCTAATGATGTATATTGTCACCATGGTGGGAAATCTTGGCTTGATCATTCTTATTGGACTAAATCCCCACCTTCACACCCCCATGTACTATTTTCTCTTCAATCTCTCCTTCATTGATCTCTGTTACTCTTCTGTGTTCACCCCTAAAATGCTGATGAACTTTGTGTCAGAGAAGAATATCATCTCTTATGTTGGGTGCATGACTCaactcttcttctttctcttttttgtcatctCTGAATGCTATATGTTGACCTCAATGGCCTGTGATCGCTATGTGGCCATTTGTAGTCCACTGTTGTATAAGGTCACCATGTCCCATCAGGTGTGCTCTGCACTGTCATTGGCTGCGTATGCAATGGGATTTGCGGGAGCCACTGCCCACACAGGTTGCATGCTTCGACTAACTTTCTGCAACTTTAATATCATCAACCATTACTTGTGTGACATTCTCCCTCTTCTCCAACTCTCTTGTACCAGTACCTATGTCAATGATGTAGTAGTTCTGATTGTGGTGGGTATCAATATTACAGTaccaagttttaccatcctcatttCTTATATTTTCATTCTAACTAATATTCTTCGTATCAAGTCTActcaaggaagatcaaaggccttcAGCACTTGCAGCTCCCACATAATTgccatctctcttttttttgggtCAGCAGCATTCATGTATCTTAAATATACTTCTCCTGACTCTATGGACGAAGGGAAAGTTTCATCTGTTTTCTACACCAATGTGGGTCCCATGCTTAATCCTTTGATCTACagcttgaagaacaaggatgtcaaagTAGCCCTGAGGAAAGTGTTGACTCAAATCCAGAAGAGAAACACATTCTAG